A single window of Periophthalmus magnuspinnatus isolate fPerMag1 chromosome 22, fPerMag1.2.pri, whole genome shotgun sequence DNA harbors:
- the mrps26 gene encoding 28S ribosomal protein S26, mitochondrial: MFQAIGGRGVTAARLCARRRAVLVETVRGRKSRNDPIAKSKEGRIKTPPPVDPVEMVVLKERYTEYQLILSALRLDFKEEVLRRKYEEETGSLAEERARKEAEEHRALMDWNREENQRMLQLRVQRIQMEKEEAERKEFEAALEREQKQQEFIRMKEEELLRLQEEAKHFITMENLDQRIEEALDNPKNYNFAIDKEGRITKQTVLK, from the exons ATGTTTCAAGCAATAGGCGGTAGAGGCGTCACAGCAGCCCGGCTCTGTGCCCGGAGGAGAGCCGTGCTTGTGGAGACGGTCCGCGGCAGAAAGTCACGCAATGACCCGATAGCCAAGTCCAAAGAGGGGCGAATCAAAACCCCTCCGCCCGTGGACCCGGTGGAGATGGTGGTCCTGAAGGAGAGATACACGGAGTACCAGCTGATCCTGAGTGCACTACg TCTGGATTTCAAAGAGGAGGTGTTGAGGAGGAAGTACGAAGAGGAGACTGGATCTTTGGCTGAGGAGCGAGCGAggaaagaggcagaggagcaccGCGCCCTGATGGACTGGAACAGAGAGGAGAACCAGCGCATGCTACAACTCAG GGTGCAGAGGATTCAGATGGAAAAGGAGGAGGCTGAAAGAAAAGAGTTTGAGGCTGCTCTTGAGCGGGAACAAAAACAGCAAGAATTTATAAGAATGAAAGAAGAGGAACTTTTGCGCTTACAG GAAGAGGCAAAGCACTTCATcacaatggagaatttggaccAGCGAATTGAAGAAGCCTTGGACAATCCCAAGAATTATAACTTTGCCATTGACAAAGAAGGACGGATTACTAAACAGACTGTACTCAAGTGA